A single region of the Mycobacterium avium subsp. avium genome encodes:
- a CDS encoding IS110-like element IS901 family transposase, which yields MAEPDRVWVGIDVGKSTHHACAIDDTGKVVWSKKIPNEQAAIEDLIAQGGRIANHVVWAIDLTSPPAALLIAVLLSAKAEVVYVPGRTVNTMSHAFRGEGKTDAKDARVIAETARHRRDLSPVVPGEDLVAELRSLTAYRSDLMADWVRGVNRLRSMLTAIFPALEAAFDYSTRAPLILVSAMCTPGEIRSAKRAGVIKHLRKNRAWPNNIDTIADKALAAAAGQIITLPGEAGTAALIKQLAARLLDLDRQIKDIDKQITNKFREHPSAAIIESMPGMGPHLGAEFLVITGGNMAAFTNPGRLASFAGLVPVPRDSGRITGNLHRPKRYNRRLRRVFYLAALSSLKIEGPSRAFYDRKRSENHIHTQALLALARRHVDVLWALLRDNRTWQPQQPTVAAA from the coding sequence ATGGCCGAACCCGACCGAGTGTGGGTGGGTATCGACGTCGGTAAGTCCACTCATCATGCGTGCGCGATCGATGACACCGGAAAGGTGGTGTGGTCGAAGAAAATCCCGAACGAACAGGCCGCGATCGAAGACCTGATCGCCCAGGGCGGCCGGATTGCTAACCACGTGGTGTGGGCGATCGATTTGACCTCGCCGCCGGCGGCGCTGCTGATCGCCGTACTGCTGAGCGCGAAAGCCGAGGTGGTGTATGTGCCGGGCCGCACGGTTAACACGATGAGTCATGCGTTCCGCGGCGAAGGCAAGACCGACGCCAAAGACGCGCGGGTAATCGCCGAAACCGCTCGGCACCGACGAGATCTGTCCCCGGTCGTACCCGGCGAAGACCTGGTTGCCGAATTGCGGTCGCTGACCGCATACCGGTCGGATCTGATGGCTGACTGGGTGCGAGGCGTGAACCGGCTGCGCTCGATGCTCACCGCCATCTTCCCTGCTCTGGAAGCTGCGTTCGACTACTCCACCCGCGCGCCGTTGATCCTGGTATCCGCTATGTGCACTCCGGGCGAAATCCGGTCGGCAAAAAGAGCTGGCGTGATCAAGCACCTTCGGAAAAACCGGGCATGGCCCAACAACATCGACACGATCGCCGACAAGGCGCTCGCCGCGGCAGCAGGCCAGATAATCACCCTTCCCGGCGAAGCCGGAACCGCCGCGCTCATCAAGCAACTCGCAGCACGGCTGCTGGACTTGGATCGGCAGATCAAGGACATCGATAAGCAAATCACCAACAAATTTCGTGAGCATCCCAGCGCCGCCATCATCGAGTCGATGCCCGGCATGGGGCCACACCTGGGCGCTGAGTTCCTCGTAATCACCGGCGGCAACATGGCCGCCTTCACCAACCCCGGCCGACTGGCATCGTTCGCCGGATTGGTACCCGTCCCACGCGATTCCGGCCGTATCACCGGCAATCTGCATCGGCCCAAGCGCTACAACCGGCGCCTGCGCCGCGTGTTCTACCTCGCCGCCCTGTCCAGCCTCAAGATCGAAGGTCCCTCGCGGGCTTTCTACGACCGCAAACGATCCGAGAACCATATCCACACCCAGGCCCTGCTTGCCCTGGCACGCCGCCACGTCGACGTCCTGTGGGCACTGCTGCGCGACAACAGAACCTGGCAACCCCAGCAACCAACCGTGGCAGCTGCCTGA
- a CDS encoding class I adenylate-forming enzyme family protein, whose translation MPGDFATVGATLRHQARWRGDHPLLICDAERISYAEADVRSAELARGLIALGAGKGTHVGLLHPNGARFVVAMLAAARIGAVVVPFSTFVTVRELREQLLDSDVEILLSARSFRSHDYARRLSEAVSETDFDPGRRLFCTAAPQLRRVLFAPQTVGAPGGGIDPALLAAMEDDVQACDPLAIVYTSGSTSTPKGVVHTHGALLEHQRNLNGIRGLTADDRLFCNSPFFWIGGFAFGLLATLVAGSTLICSNATDAGATLDLLEAEKPTMTNGFSAGIAHLAEHPSFADRDLSSMRRGNLYPIMAVEARPADPELRHNMLGMTEAGGVVLIGDDEADQPEHRRGSFGKPAPGFEARILDPDTGAAVAVGEVGELCIRGPYLMQRYHKRSREECFDPDGWFHTGDLVRADADGYFYFAGRLGAMIKTAGANVSAVEVEKAIAAVTGGATAYVVGIPDARRGQLVAAAVVWPDDRAALDPDALRERLKSELSAYKIPRRFASLRRADVPLLSSGKVDLRQLRKLFDA comes from the coding sequence ATGCCCGGTGATTTCGCGACGGTCGGCGCGACGTTGCGGCACCAGGCGCGGTGGCGCGGCGACCACCCGCTGCTGATCTGCGACGCCGAACGGATCAGCTACGCCGAGGCCGACGTCCGATCGGCCGAACTCGCCCGGGGGCTGATCGCCCTTGGCGCCGGCAAGGGAACGCATGTCGGGCTGCTCCACCCGAACGGTGCGCGGTTCGTCGTCGCGATGCTGGCGGCGGCCCGGATCGGCGCCGTGGTGGTGCCGTTCTCGACGTTCGTCACCGTGCGCGAGCTGCGCGAGCAGCTTCTCGACAGCGACGTCGAGATCCTGTTGAGCGCCCGCTCCTTTCGCTCGCACGACTATGCGCGGCGCTTGTCCGAGGCGGTGTCGGAGACCGACTTCGATCCCGGCCGCCGGTTGTTTTGCACCGCGGCGCCGCAATTGCGCCGGGTGCTGTTCGCCCCGCAGACGGTGGGCGCCCCGGGCGGCGGCATCGACCCGGCACTGCTGGCCGCGATGGAGGACGACGTGCAGGCGTGCGATCCGCTGGCCATCGTGTACACCTCCGGGTCGACCAGCACCCCCAAGGGGGTGGTGCACACCCACGGTGCGCTGCTGGAACACCAGCGCAACCTCAACGGAATCCGGGGTTTGACGGCCGACGACCGATTGTTCTGCAATTCACCGTTCTTCTGGATCGGCGGGTTCGCCTTCGGACTGCTGGCCACACTGGTGGCCGGATCGACGCTGATATGCTCCAACGCCACCGACGCCGGGGCGACTCTGGACCTGCTGGAAGCCGAAAAGCCCACCATGACCAACGGTTTCAGCGCGGGGATCGCCCACCTGGCCGAGCACCCGAGCTTTGCCGACCGCGATCTGTCGTCGATGCGGCGGGGGAACCTGTATCCGATCATGGCGGTCGAGGCGCGGCCCGCCGACCCCGAACTGCGGCACAACATGCTGGGCATGACCGAGGCCGGCGGGGTGGTGCTGATCGGCGACGACGAAGCCGACCAGCCCGAGCACCGGCGCGGCTCGTTCGGCAAACCCGCGCCCGGGTTCGAGGCGAGGATCCTCGACCCCGACACCGGGGCCGCCGTCGCGGTGGGTGAGGTGGGCGAACTGTGCATCCGCGGGCCGTATCTGATGCAGCGGTACCACAAACGGAGCCGGGAAGAGTGTTTCGACCCCGACGGCTGGTTCCACACCGGCGATCTGGTGCGCGCCGACGCCGACGGATACTTCTATTTCGCCGGGCGGCTGGGCGCGATGATCAAGACCGCGGGCGCCAACGTCTCGGCGGTCGAGGTCGAAAAGGCGATCGCGGCGGTCACCGGCGGCGCGACCGCCTACGTGGTCGGGATTCCCGATGCCCGGCGCGGCCAGCTGGTCGCCGCCGCGGTGGTGTGGCCGGATGACCGGGCCGCCCTCGATCCGGACGCGCTGCGCGAACGACTCAAATCCGAACTGTCGGCGTACAAGATCCCCCGGCGGTTCGCTTCCCTGCGCCGCGCCGACGTCCCACTGCTGTCCAGCGGTAAGGTCGACCTGCGGCAACTGAGGAAGCTGTTCGATGCCTGA
- a CDS encoding class I adenylate-forming enzyme family protein, with translation MPRHPLVQRIADVLDLEPHGRAIEYGGQWFSWAQLGATARQVAARTTGTEVGMLLRNRPWQVAAFLGVLLGGGTVVVVNPSRGDERTRADLARLRLPLIIGEPDDLAALVTDDTPTMPISRLADPPGPAAPPAAAPRSVAVRMLTSGTTGPPKRIDLGYDMLARSVLGVEPGTAPAPTEPRRGVAIVNSPLVHIGGVFRVLQCIADARPFVLLERFELNAWAAAVRRHRPRAVSLVPAALRTVLHSDLPRADLESIQVVTCGTAALTVSLTTGAFTEKYGIPVLTSYAATEFGGGVAGWTLADHRRYWRVKRGSVGRANPGAALRVVAEDGTPLGPDEIGLMEVKPGQLGPDADWLRTTDMARIDADGFVWIVGRADQAIIRGGFKVMPDDVRAALESHPAVAGAAVVARPDPRLGETPVAMVELRAPSTTDALVEHLRERLARYEIPTEIAIVDALPRTPSGKADLAAVRGYFAERPTVLRDHAR, from the coding sequence ATGCCGCGTCATCCCCTTGTCCAGCGCATCGCCGACGTGCTCGACCTCGAGCCGCACGGCCGCGCCATCGAGTATGGCGGCCAATGGTTTTCCTGGGCACAGCTGGGCGCGACGGCGCGACAGGTGGCCGCTCGCACCACCGGCACCGAGGTGGGGATGCTGCTACGCAACCGGCCCTGGCAGGTGGCGGCGTTCCTGGGCGTGCTGCTGGGCGGCGGAACGGTCGTGGTGGTCAACCCGTCCCGCGGCGACGAGCGCACCAGGGCCGACCTGGCGCGGCTGCGGCTGCCCCTGATCATCGGCGAGCCCGACGATCTGGCCGCCCTGGTGACCGACGACACCCCGACGATGCCGATCTCGCGCCTCGCCGACCCGCCGGGGCCGGCCGCCCCGCCCGCCGCCGCGCCGCGCAGTGTGGCGGTGCGCATGTTGACCAGCGGCACCACCGGCCCACCGAAGCGAATCGACCTGGGCTACGACATGCTGGCGCGCAGCGTGCTGGGCGTCGAGCCGGGCACCGCACCGGCGCCCACCGAACCGCGGCGCGGCGTCGCCATCGTGAACTCTCCGCTGGTGCACATCGGCGGGGTGTTCCGCGTGCTGCAATGCATCGCCGACGCAAGGCCATTCGTGTTGCTGGAACGCTTCGAGCTGAACGCCTGGGCCGCCGCCGTGCGCAGGCACCGGCCCCGCGCGGTGTCGCTGGTGCCCGCCGCGCTGCGCACGGTGCTGCACTCCGACCTGCCGCGCGCCGATCTGGAAAGCATCCAGGTCGTCACGTGCGGCACCGCGGCGCTGACCGTGTCGCTGACGACCGGCGCGTTCACCGAGAAGTACGGCATCCCGGTGCTGACCTCTTATGCGGCAACGGAATTCGGTGGCGGCGTGGCGGGCTGGACCCTCGCCGATCACCGGCGGTACTGGCGGGTCAAACGGGGCAGTGTCGGCCGGGCCAACCCGGGCGCGGCGCTGCGGGTGGTCGCCGAGGACGGAACACCGCTGGGGCCGGACGAAATCGGGCTGATGGAGGTCAAGCCCGGGCAGCTGGGGCCCGACGCGGACTGGCTGCGCACCACCGACATGGCGCGCATCGACGCCGACGGGTTTGTCTGGATCGTCGGGCGCGCCGACCAAGCGATCATTCGCGGCGGGTTCAAGGTGATGCCCGACGACGTGCGCGCCGCGCTGGAAAGCCACCCCGCGGTCGCCGGTGCGGCCGTCGTCGCCCGGCCCGACCCACGACTGGGAGAGACGCCGGTGGCCATGGTCGAACTCCGCGCGCCGTCGACGACCGACGCACTGGTCGAGCATCTGCGAGAGCGCTTGGCGCGCTACGAGATTCCCACCGAGATCGCGATCGTCGACGCCCTGCCCCGAACCCCGTCCGGCAAGGCCGACCTGGCCGCGGTCCGCGGCTACTTCGCCGAGCGGCCGACGGTACTGCGCGACCATGCCCGGTGA
- a CDS encoding enoyl-CoA hydratase/isomerase family protein yields the protein MPVDSFDTIKYEVDGHTATITLNRPDALNALSPHMITELRAAYHEAENDDRVWLLVVTGTGRAFCSGADVKEIPEDGKVIYERPYLSTYDQWEAPQEGTPPFRTMAKPVLTAVNGICCGAGMDWVTTTDIVIASERATFFDPHVSIGLVAGRELVRVSRVLPRSIALRMALMGKHERMSAQRAYELGLISEIVEHDRLLERAHEIADIVNSNAPLAVRGTRLAILKGLNVPLHEAEILAETFRERVLRTEDAAEGPRAFVEKRQPNWQCR from the coding sequence ATGCCCGTTGATTCGTTCGACACGATCAAGTACGAGGTCGACGGGCACACCGCGACCATCACCCTGAACCGCCCGGACGCCCTCAACGCGCTCAGCCCGCACATGATCACCGAACTGCGGGCCGCCTACCACGAGGCGGAGAACGACGACAGGGTGTGGCTGCTCGTCGTCACCGGCACCGGCCGCGCGTTCTGCTCGGGCGCCGACGTCAAGGAGATCCCCGAAGACGGCAAGGTGATCTACGAGCGGCCGTATTTGTCGACCTACGACCAATGGGAGGCCCCGCAGGAAGGGACGCCGCCGTTTCGCACCATGGCCAAGCCGGTGCTGACCGCGGTGAACGGAATCTGTTGCGGCGCGGGCATGGACTGGGTCACGACGACCGACATCGTGATCGCGTCCGAGCGGGCCACCTTCTTCGACCCGCACGTCAGTATCGGCCTGGTGGCCGGCCGCGAATTGGTCCGGGTGTCGCGGGTGCTGCCCCGCTCGATCGCGCTGCGGATGGCGTTGATGGGCAAACACGAGCGGATGAGCGCACAGCGCGCCTACGAGCTCGGGCTGATCAGCGAGATCGTCGAGCACGACCGGCTGCTGGAGCGGGCGCACGAGATCGCCGACATCGTCAATTCCAATGCGCCGCTGGCCGTTCGGGGCACCCGGCTGGCCATCCTCAAGGGGCTGAACGTGCCGCTGCACGAGGCGGAGATCCTCGCCGAGACCTTCCGCGAGCGGGTGTTGCGAACCGAGGACGCGGCCGAAGGACCGAGGGCCTTCGTGGAGAAGCGCCAACCGAATTGGCAATGCCGATGA
- a CDS encoding enoyl-CoA hydratase/isomerase family protein — protein MPMSARFDTILLEVDATDHVATITLNRPEQLNAFNRAMCAEMAQAWRLVKLDDAVHAVVLRAAGDRAFSAGLDIKTPYGQPENIWNHEDPGEALSPKWQKMWKPVVCAVQGMCTAGAFYFVNESDVVICSQDATFFDSHVSAGLVCALEPVGLMRRIGLGETLRIALMGNDERVGADTALRIGLVTEVVPAERLWDRAHEIAATIAAKPPTATAGTVKAIWESLDKPYRAAMEQGLIYTRLGNPLGTAELAAGRDAGARGAARTPKIR, from the coding sequence ATGCCGATGAGCGCACGGTTCGACACCATCCTGCTCGAGGTGGACGCCACCGACCACGTCGCCACCATCACGCTGAATCGGCCCGAGCAGCTCAACGCGTTCAACCGCGCCATGTGTGCCGAGATGGCTCAGGCGTGGCGCCTGGTCAAGCTCGACGACGCGGTGCACGCGGTGGTGTTGCGGGCCGCCGGCGACCGGGCGTTCAGCGCCGGGCTGGACATCAAGACGCCGTACGGTCAGCCCGAAAACATCTGGAACCACGAGGATCCCGGCGAAGCCCTGAGCCCGAAGTGGCAGAAGATGTGGAAGCCGGTGGTGTGCGCGGTCCAGGGCATGTGCACCGCGGGCGCGTTCTACTTCGTCAACGAGTCCGACGTGGTCATCTGCTCGCAGGACGCCACCTTTTTCGATTCGCATGTGTCGGCCGGCCTGGTCTGTGCCCTGGAACCGGTCGGCCTGATGCGTCGCATCGGGCTCGGCGAGACGTTGCGGATCGCACTGATGGGCAACGACGAACGGGTCGGGGCGGACACCGCGCTGCGGATCGGCCTGGTGACGGAAGTGGTTCCCGCCGAACGGCTCTGGGACCGGGCCCACGAGATCGCGGCGACCATCGCCGCCAAGCCCCCGACCGCGACCGCGGGCACGGTGAAGGCGATCTGGGAATCACTGGACAAGCCGTATCGCGCGGCGATGGAGCAGGGCCTCATCTACACCCGGCTGGGCAATCCGCTGGGCACCGCCGAGCTGGCCGCCGGCCGGGACGCCGGTGCACGCGGCGCGGCACGCACACCGAAGATCCGCTGA
- a CDS encoding enoyl-CoA hydratase/isomerase family protein, whose amino-acid sequence MTASSTSDDRVLFDVDAEHRIATITLNNPKQRNSYDAAMREAIARCLDRVAEDDDLTVVLLRGAEGVFSTGADMNNAYGWYGTSRNADESTRRRPSQRRRLTVDRKSFGFYHNFMGFPKVTVGEIAGYALGGGFEMALMTDISVIARDTKIGMPATRFLGPALGSLHMFFHRLGPVLARRLLLTGDIIDAGQVEHLGIFTDTCDPAAVTARARYWAEKAAKMPADGVVIAKEAFRLVEQSQAYQGEEVASYLFHAFGTNLQFAPGEFNFVKTRAEHGAKEAFRLRDEHFHVPEPEA is encoded by the coding sequence ATGACCGCCTCGAGCACCTCCGACGATCGCGTGCTCTTCGACGTCGACGCCGAGCACCGCATCGCGACGATCACGCTGAACAATCCCAAGCAGCGCAACTCCTACGACGCCGCCATGCGCGAGGCCATCGCCCGCTGCCTGGATCGCGTCGCCGAGGACGACGACCTCACCGTCGTGCTGCTGCGCGGGGCCGAGGGGGTCTTTTCCACCGGGGCCGACATGAACAACGCCTACGGCTGGTACGGCACGTCACGCAACGCGGACGAGTCCACCCGGCGCCGCCCCAGCCAGCGTCGGCGACTCACGGTGGACCGCAAGTCTTTTGGCTTCTACCACAATTTCATGGGCTTCCCGAAGGTGACGGTCGGCGAGATCGCCGGCTACGCGCTCGGCGGCGGCTTCGAGATGGCGCTGATGACCGACATCTCGGTGATCGCGCGGGACACCAAGATCGGCATGCCGGCCACCCGCTTCCTGGGCCCCGCGCTCGGCAGCCTGCACATGTTCTTCCACCGGCTGGGGCCGGTGCTGGCTCGGCGCCTACTGCTGACCGGCGACATCATCGACGCCGGGCAGGTCGAACACCTCGGAATCTTCACCGACACCTGCGATCCCGCTGCGGTGACGGCCCGGGCGCGCTACTGGGCCGAGAAGGCGGCGAAGATGCCCGCCGACGGGGTGGTGATCGCCAAGGAGGCCTTCCGGCTGGTCGAGCAGAGCCAGGCGTATCAGGGCGAGGAGGTCGCCAGCTATCTGTTCCATGCCTTCGGCACCAACCTGCAATTCGCCCCGGGGGAGTTCAACTTCGTCAAGACCCGCGCCGAGCACGGCGCCAAGGAAGCGTTCCGGCTTCGCGACGAGCACTTCCACGTGCCGGAACCCGAGGCGTGA
- a CDS encoding DJ-1/PfpI family protein translates to MHAQIVLYDGFDPLDVIAPFEVLAAGAAMVAGELAVTLVAAEGPRSVISGTCGLALAATAALDPSRPGWVIVPGASGPTVGDPDDGVETIPVLLARAAQSELTPLLCKAFGNPDVTMAAVCGGSLVMAMSGLIEGRRAATHHLGLELLEAAGVRAVAARVVDDGDLVTAGGVTSGLDLGLHLLERCYGPRIAHAVEELFEYERRGTVWRPVGREPAGV, encoded by the coding sequence GTGCATGCGCAAATCGTGTTGTACGACGGGTTCGACCCGCTCGACGTCATCGCCCCGTTCGAAGTCCTGGCCGCCGGCGCGGCGATGGTCGCCGGTGAGCTCGCGGTGACATTGGTTGCGGCCGAAGGGCCGCGCAGCGTGATCAGCGGTACGTGCGGGCTCGCGCTGGCCGCCACCGCCGCCCTCGATCCGTCTCGCCCCGGCTGGGTGATCGTGCCCGGCGCCAGCGGGCCCACCGTCGGTGACCCCGACGACGGCGTGGAGACCATCCCGGTGTTGCTGGCTCGTGCGGCCCAGTCCGAACTAACTCCGCTGCTGTGCAAGGCATTTGGTAATCCCGACGTGACCATGGCGGCGGTGTGTGGCGGTTCCCTCGTGATGGCGATGTCCGGCCTGATCGAAGGGCGCCGCGCGGCGACCCATCACCTGGGTTTGGAATTGCTCGAGGCCGCTGGCGTGCGCGCGGTGGCCGCCCGCGTCGTCGACGACGGCGACCTGGTCACCGCCGGCGGCGTGACCTCGGGGCTCGACCTGGGTCTGCACCTGTTGGAGCGCTGCTACGGACCCCGAATCGCCCACGCCGTCGAGGAACTCTTCGAATACGAGCGCCGCGGCACCGTGTGGCGGCCCGTGGGCCGAGAGCCGGCGGGGGTATAG
- a CDS encoding enoyl-CoA hydratase/isomerase family protein — MSQGADAAAAEGSVAVHRQGAVLRLTLDRPSRRNALTQLMIATLVDALTAAASDDSLRVVHIVGAGDDFCAGADWVAVNDPGGPRPRAGDLVRRIPHAAHRVIELVAGIQLPVVCSVRGWAVGFGCNLALAADFTVAAADAVFWEPFVERGFSPDSGSTWLLARLVGLARARRMLLLGEKVGGRDAADWGLIHRAVGGAELDDAAEELVGRLAAGPTAALGLAKQALSFGQHATLSQSLTQELFNLELSCRTSDFKEGLEAFRQRRDPDFRGR, encoded by the coding sequence GTGAGTCAGGGGGCCGACGCGGCCGCAGCCGAGGGTTCGGTGGCGGTGCACCGCCAGGGTGCGGTGCTGCGCCTCACGCTCGATCGCCCGTCGCGGCGTAATGCGTTGACGCAGTTGATGATCGCCACACTGGTCGATGCGTTGACCGCCGCGGCCTCCGACGATTCGCTGCGCGTCGTCCACATCGTCGGCGCCGGGGACGACTTCTGCGCCGGCGCCGACTGGGTGGCCGTCAACGATCCGGGCGGGCCCCGCCCGCGCGCCGGTGATCTGGTGCGCCGCATCCCCCACGCCGCGCACCGGGTGATCGAGCTCGTCGCCGGCATCCAGCTGCCGGTGGTGTGCAGTGTCCGCGGCTGGGCGGTGGGGTTCGGCTGCAATCTGGCGCTGGCCGCCGACTTCACCGTCGCCGCCGCCGACGCGGTGTTCTGGGAGCCTTTCGTCGAGCGAGGATTCAGCCCCGACTCGGGATCCACCTGGTTGTTGGCCCGGCTGGTCGGCCTGGCGCGGGCGCGGCGAATGCTGCTGCTGGGCGAGAAGGTCGGCGGGCGCGACGCGGCCGACTGGGGGTTGATCCACCGGGCGGTCGGCGGCGCCGAACTCGACGACGCCGCCGAGGAGTTGGTGGGCCGGCTGGCCGCCGGACCGACCGCCGCGCTCGGCCTGGCCAAGCAGGCGCTGAGCTTCGGTCAGCACGCAACGCTGAGCCAGTCGCTGACCCAGGAGTTGTTCAATCTGGAATTGTCTTGCCGAACAAGTGATTTCAAGGAAGGCCTGGAGGCGTTCCGGCAGCGACGGGACCCGGATTTCCGTGGCCGCTGA
- a CDS encoding class I adenylate-forming enzyme family protein — protein sequence MPEASTPTIDRLVRSRGVEFGGKPMVIDPGYRITYDQLDTATRELAAVFVQAGVGKGTRVGLIMPNNTRWVLIAIALTRIGAVLVPLSTLLRAGELVAQLRVAAVQFLVSVDEFRGHRYLDDVAAVRSELPALQQVWPTEQLDAAAAGARAGQIVDAMTQTVTPADPLVIMFTSGSSGTPKGVWHSHGSALGAVQSGLAARCIDADSRLYLPMPFFWVGGFGSGILSALLAGATLVTEEIPRPETTLRLLESERVTLFRGWPDQAETLARHAGTVGADLSALRPGSLQALLPPEQRARPGARATLFGMTEAFGPYSGYPADTDMPVSARGSCGKPFDGMEVRIVDPDTGAPVGAGTAGIIQIRGPHTLRGMCGRSREELFTVDGFYPTGDLGHLDDAGFLFYHGRADDMFKVSGATVYPSEVERALRTIDGVDGAVVTNVPGATGDRVGAAVVCRELTAAQLRAAARNLLSSFKVPSVWLVLRSDDDLPRGVTGKVDVRRLRELLADADRRQETRVQG from the coding sequence ATGCCTGAGGCGAGCACACCCACCATCGATCGCCTGGTCAGGTCGCGCGGCGTCGAGTTCGGCGGCAAGCCGATGGTGATCGACCCGGGTTACCGCATCACCTATGACCAACTCGACACCGCCACAAGGGAACTCGCCGCGGTGTTCGTGCAGGCCGGCGTCGGCAAGGGCACCCGGGTGGGATTGATCATGCCCAACAACACCCGTTGGGTGCTGATCGCCATCGCCCTGACCCGCATCGGCGCCGTCCTGGTACCGCTGAGCACGCTGCTGCGAGCCGGTGAACTCGTCGCGCAGTTGCGGGTCGCCGCCGTGCAGTTCTTGGTGAGCGTGGACGAATTCCGCGGTCACCGCTACCTCGACGACGTCGCGGCGGTGCGTTCCGAACTGCCAGCGCTGCAACAGGTTTGGCCGACCGAACAGCTCGACGCCGCCGCGGCCGGCGCGCGGGCCGGCCAGATCGTCGATGCCATGACCCAAACCGTCACCCCCGCGGACCCGCTGGTGATCATGTTCACCTCGGGAAGCAGCGGAACGCCCAAGGGCGTCTGGCACTCGCACGGCAGCGCGCTGGGCGCGGTGCAATCCGGCCTCGCGGCCCGCTGCATCGACGCCGACTCCCGTCTGTATCTGCCGATGCCGTTCTTCTGGGTGGGCGGTTTCGGCAGCGGAATACTGTCCGCGCTGCTGGCCGGCGCCACCCTGGTGACCGAGGAAATCCCTCGACCGGAGACCACCCTGCGATTGCTGGAAAGCGAACGGGTCACGCTGTTTCGGGGCTGGCCGGACCAGGCCGAGACCCTGGCCAGGCATGCCGGCACCGTCGGCGCCGACCTCTCGGCGCTGCGGCCCGGAAGCCTGCAAGCCCTGCTGCCGCCCGAACAGCGCGCCCGACCGGGCGCCCGGGCCACACTTTTCGGCATGACCGAGGCGTTCGGCCCGTACAGCGGTTACCCCGCCGACACCGACATGCCCGTTTCGGCGCGGGGCAGCTGCGGAAAGCCGTTCGACGGCATGGAAGTCCGCATCGTCGACCCCGACACCGGCGCGCCGGTCGGGGCCGGGACCGCCGGCATCATCCAGATCCGGGGACCGCACACGCTGCGCGGCATGTGTGGCCGCAGCCGCGAAGAGTTGTTCACCGTCGACGGCTTCTACCCCACCGGCGACCTGGGTCATCTCGACGACGCGGGGTTTTTGTTCTACCACGGGCGCGCCGACGACATGTTCAAGGTCAGCGGCGCCACCGTCTACCCGAGCGAGGTCGAGCGCGCGCTACGCACCATCGACGGGGTGGACGGCGCCGTCGTCACCAATGTGCCGGGCGCCACGGGTGACCGGGTGGGCGCGGCGGTGGTGTGCCGTGAGTTGACCGCCGCACAACTGCGCGCCGCCGCGCGAAACCTGTTGAGCTCCTTCAAGGTTCCCAGTGTGTGGCTGGTGCTGCGATCCGACGACGACCTGCCGCGCGGGGTCACCGGCAAGGTCGACGTGCGCCGGCTGCGCGAGCTGCTCGCCGACGCCGACCGGCGTCAGGAAACCCGTGTCCAGGGTTGA